A stretch of Canis lupus baileyi chromosome 2, mCanLup2.hap1, whole genome shotgun sequence DNA encodes these proteins:
- the STIM2 gene encoding stromal interaction molecule 2 isoform X4, translating into MDDDKDGGIEVDESDEFIREDMKYKDATNKHSHLHREDKHITVEDLWKRWKTSEVHNWTLEDTLQWLIEFVELPQYEKNFRDNNVKGTTLPRIAVHEPSFMSSQLKISDRSHRQKLQLKALDVVLFGPLTRPPHNWMKDFILTVSIVIGVGGCWFAYTQNKTSKEHVAKMMKDLESLQTAEQSLMDLQERLEKAQEENRNVAVEKQNLERKMMDEINYAKEEACRLRELREGAECELSRRQYAEQELEQVRMALKKAEKEFELRSSWSVPDALQKWLQLTHEVEVQYYNIKRQNAEMQLAIAKDEVAASYLIQAEKIKKKRSTVFGTLHVAHSSSLDEVDHKILEAKKALSELTTCLRERLFRWQQIEKICGFQIAHNSGLPSLTSSLYSDHSWVVMPRVSIPPYPIAGGVDDLDEDTPPIVSQFPGTMAKPAGSLARSSSLCRSRRSIVPASPQCPRAQLPPHAPHQAHARHPQHPQHPQHSLPSPDPDILSVSSCPVLYRNEEEEEAIYFSAEKQWEVPDTASECDSLNSSIGRKQSPPSSLEIYQTLSPRKISRDELSLEDSSRGDSPITADISRGSPDCVGLTETKSMIFSPASKVYNGILEKSCSMNQLSSGIPVPKPRHTSCSSAGNDSKAVQEAPHVTRISSIPHDLCHNGEKSKKPSKIKSLFKKKSK; encoded by the exons TTCATAATTGGACCCTTGAGGACACACTTCAGTGGTTGATAGAATTTGTTGAACTACCCCAATATGAGAAGAATTTTAGAGACAATAATGTCAAAGGAACAACGCTTCCCAG gaTAGCAGTGCATGAACCTTCATTTATGAGCTCCCAGTTGAAAATCAGTGATCGGAGTCACAGACAAAAACTTCAGCTGAAGGCACTGGATGTGGTTTTGTTTGGACCTTTAACAC GCCCACCTCATAACTGGATGAAGGATTTTATTCTCACAGTTTCTATAGTAATTGGTGTTGGAGGGTGCTGGTTTGCGTACACACAGAATAAGACATCAAAAGAACATGTTGCAAAAATGATGAAAGACTTAGAGAGTCTACAAACTGCAGAGCAAAGTCTAATGGACTTACAAGAGAG GCTTGAAAAGgcacaggaagaaaacaggaatgtTGCTGTAGAAAAGCAAAATCTAGAGCGCAAAATGATGGATGAAATCAATTATGCAAAAGAAGAGGCCTGTCGGCTCAGAGAGCTAAGGGAAGGAGCTGAATGTGAACTGAGTAGACGTCAATACGCAGAGCAGGAATTGGAACAG gTTCGAATGGCTCTAAAAAAGGCTGAAAAAGAATTTGAACTCAGAAGCAGCTGGTCTGTTCCAGATGCACTTCAAAAATGGCTTCAGTTAACACATGAAGTAGAAGTACAGTACTAcaatattaaaagacaaaatgctGAAATGCAATTAGCTATTGCTAAGGATGAG GTTGCTGCTTCATATCTGATTCAG gcagagaaaattaaaaagaaaagaagcacagTCTTTGGGACTCTGCATGTTGCACATAGCTCCTCCCTTGATGAGGTAGATCACAAAATTCTGGAAGCAAA GAAAGCACTCTCTGAACTGACAACTTGTTTACGAGAACGACTTTTTCGCTGGCAGCAGATTGAGAAGATCTGTGGCTTTCAGATAGCCCACAACTCGGGACTCCCCAGCTTGACCTCTTCCCTATATTCTGATCACAGTTGGGTGGTGATGCCCAGAGTCTCCATTCCACCCTATCCAATTGCTGGAGGAGTTGATGATTTAGATGAAGATACGCCCCCAATAGTGTCACAGTTTCCTG GGACCATGGCCAAGCCCGCGGGGTCACTAGCCAGAAGCAGCAGCCTGTGCCGCTCCCGTCGCAGCATCGTGCCGGCCTCGCCGCAGTGCCCGCGCGCCCAGCTTCCTCCGCACGCGCCCCACCAGGCCCACGCTCGGCACCCCCAGCACCCGCAGCACCCGCAGcactccctgccttcccctgACCCCGACATCCTCTCAGTGTCAAGTTGTCCTGTCCTTTATCGaaacgaggaggaggaggaggccattTACTTCTCTGCTGAAAAGCAATG GGAAGTGCCAGACACAGCCTCAGAATGTGACTCCTTAAATTCTTCCATTGGAAGGAAACAGTCTCCTCCTTCGAGCCTTGAGATATACCAAACATTGTCTCCTCGAAAGATCTCGAGAGATGAGCTCTCCCTAGAGGATTCATCCCGAGGAGATTCACCCATAACTGCAGATATCTCGCGGGGTTCTCCTGATTGTGTAGGTCTGACAGAAACGAAGAGTATGATCTTCAGTCCTGCCAGCAAAGTGTACAATGGCATCTTGGAGAAATCCTGTAGCATGAACCAGCTTTCTAGTGGCATCCCGGTGCCTAAACCTCGCCACACATCCTGCTCCTCGGCCGGCAACGACAGTAAAGCAGTTCAGGAAGCCCCACACGTCACCAGGATAAGCAGCATCCCGCATGATCTTTGTCATAatggagagaaaagcaaaaagccATCAAAAATTAAAAGCCTTTTTAAGAAGAAATCTAAGTGA